Proteins encoded together in one Impatiens glandulifera chromosome 1, dImpGla2.1, whole genome shotgun sequence window:
- the LOC124921322 gene encoding glutathione S-transferase U17-like yields MAAAAEGKGSVKLLGLSASPYVNRVQIALNLKSIEYEYLQETFGTKSELLLKSNPVHKKIPVMIHDDKPICESLIIIQYIDEQWTSGPTILPTEAYDRAIARFWAAYLDDKLFPCLFEYCITAPEEEKPTKFERVREGLALLEEAFMKTSKGKTFFGGENIGLLDISFGSFLGLLKTGEKMMNVKILEESTTPNLVAWADCFLSHQAVKGVIPETDVLVELAKKRKAKN; encoded by the exons atggcAGCAGCAGCAGAAGGAAAAGGTTCAGTAAAACTTCTAGGCTTATCAGCAAGTCCGTACGTAAACCGGGTTCAGATTGCCCTCAATCTCAAATCAATTGAGTATGAATATCTACAAGAAACATTCGGCACAAAGAGTGAGCTTCTTCTGAAATCAAACCCGGTTCACAAGAAAATCCCAGTAATGATCCATGACGATAAACCCATATGCGAGTCCCTTATCATAATACAATACATCGACGAACAATGGACATCCGGTCCGACCATTCTCCCAACCGAAGCATATGATCGAGCCATCGCCCGTTTCTGGGCTGCCTATTTGGACGACAAG ttGTTTCCTTGTTTGTTTGAGTACTGTATTACGGCGCCAGAGGAAGAAAAACCAACTAAATTTGAGAGGGTGAGAGAAGGGTTAGCCTTGTTAGAGGAAGCTTTCATGAAAACCAGCAAAGGGAAGACATTTTTTGGTGGAGAGAATATTGGGTTGTTGGATATTTCGTTTGGAAGCTTCTTAGGGTTGTTGAAAACAGGGGAGAAGATGATGAATGTGAAGATTCTAGAAGAATCCACCACACCTAATCTTGTGGCCTGGGCAGATTGTTTCCTTTCACACCAGGCTGTAAAGGGTGTCATCCCGGAGACTGACGTGCTCGTCGAATTGGCCAAGAAACGAAAAGctaaaaattaa
- the LOC124930945 gene encoding zinc finger MYM-type protein 1-like, which produces MSSFSPKSLQVDFKSVSTLKSSGMHKMFESLKAYGLRKFLTPHPIYHEYSFGMFFQLPNVGIHEFSPSPPEIMFTMMKIFSDSPHMDIHGKKSFLKDEFALLSDIISKSLLSKESSYKYFTKVLEIMVAIIKRVSVNWTSFLFGNLVRMICARKTIFGFDDPLGAFLYFLLNEPGKSYHLSSKTLNNQKIVEYVLKNESIGNTILEKAPKNAKYTSPDIQKDVLNVIVNQVRTKIRQEIGDAEFFILVDEARDASNKEQMAIVLRFVDIDGVLRERFFAIVNVADTTATTLKKEISDVLGRYDLHIHNMRGQGYDGASNMRGSWNGLQALFLKECSCAYYVHCFAHRLQLALIAAAEKEVSIWLFFSKLNSICNLINASPKRHIELHSAQRNEIAHMVATGERDTGRGCNQIGNLLRPGKTRWSSNFDSLCSMVDMYGSVITVLENMVDEGSSNSIRGEASGLLIAMKSFDFIFILHLMKRIMGLTNPLCRALQERSLDILNAMEHVSTTKTLLHVLREQGFDNLLSCVEEVSKKYDIEIPQMEACYKSSRSRFCQQKDSITVKHHYQFDVFVAAIDFQIEELNSRFKDEAVELLKLSGALEPKDNFKLLNVDHIYQLAEKFYHLDFDAQDLHHLRTQLAHYEFDMPVNERFQNLSTISELCRRLVETNKSKTYNLIDRLIRLVLTLPISTATTERAFSAMKLVKTTLCNKMEEEFLTDSMIVYIERELSENIDNDTIIKEFYSKKNRRAQLQ; this is translated from the exons ATGTCTTCCTTCTCTCCGAAATctcttcaagtggatttcaaatctGTATCCACATTGAAATCTTCTGGAATGCACAAAATGTTTGAGTCGTTGAAAGCCTACGGGCTGCGAaagttcctcacccctcatcCTATCTATCACGAATA TTCGTTCGGTATGTTCTTCCAACTTCCCAATGTAGGTATTCATGAGTTTTCACCCTCTCCTCCTGAAATTATGTTCACAATGATGAAAATATTCTCTGATTCTCCCCATATGGATATTCACGGGAAGAAAAGCTTCTTGAAAGATGAATTTGCTCTTCTTAGCGACATCATTTCAAAATCTCTTCTCTCCAAAGAATCTTCTTACAAGTATTTTACTAAGGTTCTTGAGATTATGGTGGCTATCATTAAACGTGTGTCCGTCaattggacaagcttcctcttcggaaacCTTGTCAGAATGATCTGCGCCCGGAAGACTATCTTTGGATTTGACGATCCTCTTGGCGCTTTCCTTTACTTCCTTCTCAATGAACCCGGTAAAAGTTATCATCTTTCTTCCAAAACTCTGAACAACCAGAAGATTGTTGAATATGTTCTTAAG AATGAGAGTATTGGAAACACTATCTTAGAAAAAGCTCCAAAAAATGCAAAGTATACTTCTCCGGATATTCAGAAAGATGTATTGAATGTTATTGTCAACCAAGTGAGAACAAAGATTCGCCAAGAAATCGGGGATGCCGAATTCTTCATTTTAGTTGACGAAGCAAGAGATGCATCTAACAAGGAGCAGATGGCTATTGTGTTAAGATTTGTGGATATTGATGGGGTTTTACGAGAACGGTTCTTTGCCATTGTAAATGTGGCTGATACAACTGCTACAACACTTAAGAAAGAAATATCTGATGTTCTTGGTCGTTATGACTTGCATATCCATAACATGAGGGGACAAGGATACGATGGTGCTAGCAATATGCGTGGCTCTTGGAATGGATTACAGGCTCTTTTTTTGAAAGAATGTTCATGTGCATATTATGTACATTGTTTTGCTCATCGGCTTCAACTAGCATTAATTGCGGCTGCCGAAAAAGAGGTATctatttggttatttttttcGAAATTGAATTCTATATGTAATCTTATTAATGCATCTCCTAAACGTCATATCGAGTTACATTCTGCTCAAAGAAATGAAATTGCACATATGGTAGCTACTGGTGAACGTGATACGGGTAGAGGTTGTAATCAGATTGGAAATTTATTACGGCCAGGAAAGACTCGTTGGAGTTCTAATTTTGACTCACTTTGTAGCATGGTTGATATGTATGGCTCTGTGATCACTGTTTTAGAAAATATGGTGGATGAGGGGTCTTCTAACTCCATTCGTGGTGAAGCTAGTGGTTTGTTGATTGCGATGAAGTCTTTTGATTTCATATTCATtctacacttaatgaaaaggaTAATGGGATTAACAAATCCACTTTGTCGAGCATTGCAAGAGAGAtctctagatattttaaatGCAATGGAGCATGTTTCAACTACTAAAACTTTACTTCATGTTTTGAGAGAGCAAGGGTTTGATAATTTACTCAGTTGCGTGGAAGAAGTTTCAAAAAAGTATGACATTGAGATACCTCAGATGGAAGCTTGTTACAAATCTAGTAGAAGTCGTTTTTGTCAACAAAAGGATTCGATTACAGTTAAGCACCACTATCAATTTGATGTATTTGTTGCTGCAATAGATTTTCAAATTGAAGAGCTCAATAGTAGATTCAAGGACGAGGCAGTCGAACTTCTTAAGCTCAGTGGTGCTTTGGAACCTAAAGACAACTTTAAACTTCTTAATGTTGATCACATCTATCAACTTGCTGAGAAATTCTATCATCTAGATTTTGATGCACAAGATTTGCACCACTTGAGAACACAATTGGCTCACTATGAGTTTGACATGCCCGTCAATGAAAGATTTCAGAATTTATCAACTATTTCTGAATTATGTCGAAGATTAGTTGAGACAAATAAGTCAAAAACCTACAATTTGATCGATAG GTTGATTCGTCTTGTTTTAACTCTTCCCATTTCTACAGCAACAACGGAACGAGCATTTTCAGCTATGAAGCTCGTGAAAACAACTCTTTGTAACAAGATGGAAGAAGAGTTTTTAACAGATTCTATGATCGTCTATATTGAACGAGAGTTGTCTGAAAACATTGATAATGATacaataattaaagaattttattCTAAGAAGAATAGAAGGGCACAACTTCAATAA